The following coding sequences lie in one Rutidosis leptorrhynchoides isolate AG116_Rl617_1_P2 chromosome 4, CSIRO_AGI_Rlap_v1, whole genome shotgun sequence genomic window:
- the LOC139839632 gene encoding putative 12-oxophytodienoate reductase 11, whose translation MGDKQEKINLLTPYKMGKFDLSHRVVLAPLTRQRSYGNVPQPHAILYYSQRTTKGGLLISEATGISDTAQGYPETPGIWTKEQVEAWKPIVDAVHAKGGIFFCQIWHVGRVSNTGYQPNGQAPISSSDKELTPQLRANGIDVARFTPPRKLSTDEIPLVVNDFRLAARNAIEAGFDGVEIHGAHGYLIDQFLKDAINDCTDQYGGSPENRCRFALEIVDAVVNEIGADKVGIRLSPFASYMESGDSNPKALGLYMAESLNAYKIVYCHMVEPRMKSVGEKVECPHSLVPMRKAFKGTFISAGGYDMEDGNNALAENRTDLVAYGRLFLANPDLPKRFELNAPLNKYNRETFYIPDPVIGYTDYPFLDSKEIKTT comes from the exons ATGGGAGATAAACAAGAGAAAATAAATCTACTGACCCCTTACAAAATGGGTAAATTCGATCTTTCTCACag AGTTGTTTTAGCACCTCTAACAAGGCAAAGATCTTATGGAAATGTTCCTCAACCACATGCTATTCTATATTACTCGCAAAGAACTACAAAAGGAGGCCTTCTTATCTCTGAAGCCACTGGAATTTCAGATACCGCTCAAGG GTATCCAGAGACACCAGGAATATGGACAAAGGAACAAGTTGAAGCATGGAAACCAATTGTGGATGCTGTTCATGCTAAAGGCGGCATCTTTTTCTGTCAAATTTGGCATGTCGGAAGGGTTTCAAATACGG GTTATCAGCCAAATGGACAAGCACCAATATCTTCATCGGACAAAGAATTAACACCTCAATTACGAGCCAATGGCATTGATGTCGCACGATTTACACCTCCGAGGAAGTTAAGTACAGACGAAATTCCTCTTGTTGTTAATGATTTTAGACTTGCGGCAAGAAATGCAATCGAAGCTG GTTTTGATGGAGTTGAGATCCATGGGGCCCATGGTTATCTAATTGACCAATTCTTGAAAGACGCAATAAATGACTGCACAGATCAATACGGTGGCTCTCCAGAGAATCGTTGTAGATTCGCTCTAGAAATAGTTGATGCGGTTGTTAACGAAATAGGAGCGGACAAAGTTGGGATAAGATTATCCCCGTTTGCAAGTTACATGGAATCGGGTGACTCAAATCCTAAAGCGTTAGGCCTATACATGGCTGAATCACTAAATGCATATAAGATTGTTTACTGTCATATGGTAGAACCAAGGATGAAATCTGTAGGTGAAAAAGTTGAGTGTCCACATAGTCTTGTGCCTATGAGAAAGGCGTTTAAAGGGACTTTTATTTCGGCCGGAGGGTATGATATGGAAGATGGAAACAATGCTTTGGCTGAAAACCGAACAGATCTAGTGGCTTATGGTCGTTTGTTTTTGGCGAATCCGGATTTGCCAAAAAGATTTGAGCTAAATGCTCCTCTTAATAAGTACAATAGGGAGACATTTTATATTCCTGATCCTGTTATTGGGTACACCGATTATCCGTTTCTTGACTCGAAAGAGATAAAGACCACATAA